From Leptolyngbya sp. 'hensonii', the proteins below share one genomic window:
- a CDS encoding alpha/beta hydrolase, translating to MRSAFFTLSAKQIATAILLIGCATAVSWNTPQVLAAEQILLKYQGFEVPISVQELKTLAETGEAPPTLQAYISLTNQDPQQVRRALTQEVKVNPLLLDNILNNPVGEALLDRIGRVVHTPARKADRQAIRSAITLSALPDGRVSLLEIIQKYPTADVQVEGDQLVEAYEQLSRIERLLRDVNDLFQGIL from the coding sequence ATGCGGTCAGCTTTCTTCACTCTCTCAGCCAAGCAAATAGCCACTGCAATCCTTCTGATAGGCTGCGCTACTGCCGTCTCCTGGAATACACCTCAGGTGCTGGCAGCTGAACAAATTCTGTTAAAGTACCAGGGTTTTGAAGTTCCCATTTCAGTGCAGGAACTAAAGACCCTGGCAGAAACTGGAGAAGCCCCTCCAACATTGCAGGCTTACATTAGTTTAACGAACCAAGATCCTCAGCAAGTTCGCCGCGCCTTAACCCAGGAGGTTAAGGTTAATCCCTTGCTTCTGGACAATATTTTAAATAACCCTGTAGGGGAAGCCTTACTGGATCGAATTGGCCGTGTCGTTCATACGCCAGCCAGAAAAGCAGACAGGCAAGCGATTCGATCGGCTATTACCTTATCTGCTCTACCCGATGGCCGTGTTTCGTTATTAGAAATTATTCAAAAGTACCCAACTGCCGATGTTCAGGTTGAGGGCGACCAGTTGGTAGAAGCCTACGAACAATTGAGCCGAATTGAACGACTGCTTCGCGATGTCAATGACTTATTCCAGGGTATCCTTTAA
- a CDS encoding low-complexity tail membrane protein yields the protein MRSFWSEPFLWVHAAGLAALPIFLGLCLMGLSVGDPVLPVGLEILLVATIGVLPIVWMQWSRPFYIFSLIAVAIKPGQLTPVQRQILALFKRQESKLVAITGSALLIACLWQLYRLAPIAAGVAPFPSTWRLGGLLLAGLAFLGCNLFLLVPLSVFTVLLATESTFAAIEPYAVEQIQHSFLIPGFQVNQLLPKIVVPSQPAPVSPLPPDFAAPPLASPPSGEDSSLGEDADPW from the coding sequence ATGCGTTCTTTCTGGTCTGAGCCTTTTTTGTGGGTCCATGCTGCAGGACTGGCTGCCCTGCCCATCTTCCTCGGACTCTGTTTGATGGGGTTGTCCGTTGGCGATCCAGTTCTGCCCGTTGGGCTGGAGATCTTACTGGTAGCCACAATAGGGGTCTTGCCTATTGTGTGGATGCAATGGTCGCGTCCTTTTTATATCTTTAGCCTGATTGCTGTTGCTATTAAGCCCGGACAGTTGACTCCAGTTCAACGCCAAATCTTAGCCTTATTTAAGCGCCAGGAAAGTAAGCTGGTTGCTATTACAGGGTCTGCGTTGTTAATTGCATGCCTATGGCAACTTTATCGCCTGGCCCCCATCGCTGCTGGGGTTGCTCCCTTCCCATCGACTTGGCGATTGGGAGGGTTGCTCCTGGCAGGGCTGGCTTTTTTGGGTTGTAATTTATTTCTGCTTGTGCCTCTGAGCGTTTTTACTGTTCTACTGGCGACTGAATCTACCTTTGCGGCGATCGAGCCTTACGCTGTTGAGCAAATCCAACACAGCTTTCTAATTCCTGGGTTTCAAGTGAATCAACTTTTACCCAAGATCGTCGTTCCTTCTCAACCAGCACCAGTTTCACCCCTGCCTCCAGATTTTGCTGCTCCTCCGCTGGCCTCACCCCCTTCTGGAGAGGATTCTTCCTTAGGGGAGGATGCAGATCCCTGGTAG
- a CDS encoding DUF3493 domain-containing protein yields the protein MPEIPSQPSQQKPASQKPEKYARLRAEIKAPYRGLRKFVYIAFGASGLIGAVVFLAQLAAGQDVATVLPNFALQLGVVALMVWLFRIDRASNRNSD from the coding sequence GTGCCAGAAATCCCTTCCCAGCCTTCCCAGCAGAAGCCGGCCTCTCAAAAGCCTGAAAAGTATGCCCGCCTGCGGGCTGAAATCAAAGCTCCCTATCGCGGTTTACGCAAATTTGTCTACATTGCCTTTGGAGCCTCCGGACTGATTGGGGCTGTCGTATTCCTGGCCCAACTGGCAGCTGGTCAGGATGTCGCCACCGTACTACCAAATTTTGCCCTACAACTTGGTGTTGTGGCTTTGATGGTATGGCTATTTCGCATCGATCGAGCCTCTAATCGTAACTCAGATTAA